The proteins below come from a single Antricoccus suffuscus genomic window:
- a CDS encoding acyl-CoA dehydrogenase family protein has protein sequence MSNSPRAAAPSPTDLLGVRSMLSEEERAITDTVRKYVESEITPHAGQWFEDGTFPDEIIPTLGEMGLLGMHLEGYGCAGTNAVSYGLACRELEAGDSGLRSFVSVQGSLAMFPIWKYGSEEQKQQWLPDMAAGKKIGCFGLTEPDHGSDPGHMSTRAKKDGSDWIINGAKMWITNGPIADVAVVWADTEEGVRGFVVPTDTPGFTANEIKHKGSLRMSKTGELVFDNLRLPADAVLPEVKGLRGPLSCLSEARFGILFGALGAGRSCYETARDYAASRIQFGKPIGGFQLTQQKLVKMAMDLAKGELLALHLGRLKDSDAGLAPEQVSFGKLNNVRVSIDAARTARTILGGNGISHEYPLMRHANNLESVLTYEGTEEVHTLVLGQLITGQNAFS, from the coding sequence ATGAGCAACTCACCGCGCGCAGCAGCGCCTAGCCCCACCGACCTTCTCGGCGTCCGTTCGATGCTCAGCGAAGAGGAGCGGGCGATAACCGACACAGTGCGCAAGTACGTCGAGTCAGAGATCACCCCGCATGCCGGGCAGTGGTTTGAGGACGGGACCTTCCCCGACGAGATCATCCCCACGCTGGGCGAGATGGGACTGCTGGGCATGCACCTCGAGGGCTACGGGTGCGCCGGAACCAACGCGGTCTCCTATGGCCTGGCCTGCCGCGAGCTCGAGGCAGGCGACTCCGGTCTCCGGTCGTTCGTCTCGGTGCAGGGCTCGCTCGCGATGTTCCCGATCTGGAAGTACGGCAGTGAAGAGCAGAAGCAGCAGTGGCTGCCCGATATGGCGGCCGGCAAGAAGATCGGCTGCTTCGGGCTGACCGAACCCGACCACGGTTCGGACCCAGGCCACATGTCCACGCGCGCCAAGAAGGACGGCAGTGACTGGATCATCAACGGCGCGAAGATGTGGATTACCAACGGACCGATCGCCGACGTCGCGGTCGTCTGGGCCGATACCGAAGAGGGAGTACGCGGTTTCGTCGTACCGACCGATACCCCCGGATTCACCGCCAACGAGATCAAGCACAAGGGCTCTCTACGGATGAGCAAGACCGGCGAGCTGGTCTTCGACAACCTGCGTCTGCCCGCCGACGCCGTACTCCCCGAGGTCAAGGGCCTGCGTGGCCCGCTGTCATGCCTCAGCGAGGCCCGGTTCGGCATCCTGTTCGGCGCGCTCGGCGCGGGTCGCTCCTGCTACGAGACGGCACGTGACTACGCCGCATCGCGGATCCAGTTCGGCAAGCCGATCGGCGGGTTCCAGCTCACTCAGCAGAAACTGGTCAAGATGGCCATGGATCTCGCCAAGGGTGAGCTGCTGGCGCTGCACCTCGGGCGGCTCAAGGACAGCGACGCTGGGCTGGCGCCGGAGCAGGTGAGCTTCGGCAAGCTCAACAACGTGCGCGTGTCGATCGACGCCGCGCGGACCGCCCGCACGATTCTGGGTGGCAACGGCATCAGCCACGAATACCCGCTGATGCGACACGCCAATAACCTCGAGTCGGTGCTGACCTACGAGGGCACCGAAGAGGTGCACACGCTCGTGCTCGGTCAGCTGATCACCGGCCAGAACGCCTTCTCCTAG
- a CDS encoding DNA polymerase III subunit gamma and tau: protein MGLALYRKYRPATFAEVVGQEHVTEPLMTAVESGRINHAYLFSGPRGCGKTSSARILARSLNCEQGPTSTPCGTCQSCIDLAPDGSGNIDVIEIDAASHGGVDDARDLRERAFQLPVASRYKIYIIDEAHMVSNQGFNALLKVVEEPPDSVVFIFATTEPDKVLPTIRSRTHHYPFRLVPPPAMRTLLEKNCESEGITAQNAVIPLVVRAGGGSVRDSQSLLDQLISGAGPDGITYESALALLGVTDAALLDDMIEAIAAVDGATVFGTVNRLVDAGHDPRRFGADLLDRLRDLILMAAVPDAGPKGLIDAPGDQVERMADQADRIGLSTLSRLADIVHVGLTEMRGTTTPRLGLELICARMLLPQASGDGGALVQRVDRLERRMSIGGGQAAADSLPAREQGAPTAGPRSERPAPRRPGEPSPRERAQAALAQERATSTPAPAVSAPPGPAAPPEPAAATESVAAEQKPSAEPARAASPAPSAHPVERRARSAEKAPDNGGWAVPGVTNPGTADWPEVVAPGSGGKKTVSEKPSPDVNTTPATRTAQADVPVAPATAPAPTAEPASSRVAPAASRPVTTEQAGPDQPAQPPWDSEPEESRGSQPVSTTRSASPPQRPQSVAGGDFDVAELRRQWPTIVDALKKHSRAVAALVEAATASSVDGGTLTVITPPGLVRRLSDPSQHGPLSAVLEEVLGVTWDIKVVARDDVGRAPAEPEPEDESESDPDDQVIDRPTAASVDPESAAMALLQEQLGAKVMDE from the coding sequence ATGGGCCTGGCGCTGTATCGCAAATATCGCCCTGCGACGTTTGCTGAGGTCGTTGGCCAGGAGCACGTCACCGAACCGCTGATGACCGCCGTCGAATCCGGTCGTATCAACCACGCCTATCTCTTCTCCGGTCCACGTGGCTGCGGCAAGACGTCGTCGGCGCGCATCCTCGCCCGGTCGCTCAACTGTGAGCAGGGTCCGACGAGTACGCCGTGCGGTACCTGTCAGTCGTGCATCGATCTCGCGCCTGACGGTTCGGGCAATATCGATGTCATCGAGATCGATGCGGCCAGTCACGGTGGCGTTGACGACGCGCGTGACCTGCGCGAACGCGCATTTCAACTGCCGGTCGCGTCGCGCTACAAGATCTACATCATCGACGAAGCGCACATGGTCTCCAACCAAGGATTCAACGCGTTGCTCAAGGTCGTCGAAGAGCCGCCAGACTCGGTCGTGTTCATCTTCGCCACGACCGAACCGGACAAGGTGCTGCCGACGATCCGATCGCGCACGCACCACTATCCATTCCGGCTCGTGCCGCCTCCGGCGATGCGGACACTGCTGGAGAAGAACTGCGAGTCCGAGGGGATCACCGCACAGAATGCTGTGATCCCGCTCGTCGTACGTGCCGGCGGCGGGTCGGTGCGCGACTCGCAGTCGCTGCTGGACCAGTTGATCTCGGGCGCTGGTCCGGACGGAATCACCTATGAGTCGGCACTTGCGCTGCTCGGTGTCACCGATGCGGCACTGCTCGACGACATGATCGAGGCGATCGCCGCCGTTGATGGTGCGACCGTCTTCGGTACCGTCAACCGGCTCGTCGACGCCGGGCACGATCCGCGACGGTTTGGCGCGGACCTGCTGGACCGGCTGCGAGACTTAATCCTGATGGCCGCCGTACCGGACGCCGGGCCCAAGGGTCTGATCGACGCGCCCGGAGACCAGGTCGAACGGATGGCGGACCAGGCCGATCGGATCGGATTGTCGACGCTGTCCCGGCTCGCCGACATCGTGCACGTCGGGCTGACTGAGATGCGCGGTACGACGACTCCGCGGCTCGGACTCGAGCTGATCTGTGCGCGGATGCTGCTCCCGCAGGCCAGTGGTGACGGTGGTGCGCTAGTGCAGCGCGTCGACCGACTCGAGCGCCGGATGAGTATCGGCGGCGGTCAGGCCGCGGCGGATTCTCTCCCTGCTCGCGAGCAGGGCGCGCCGACCGCCGGGCCGCGGTCCGAACGCCCGGCGCCTCGTCGTCCTGGAGAACCATCGCCGCGCGAACGTGCGCAAGCCGCGCTCGCCCAGGAGCGCGCCACCTCGACGCCGGCGCCTGCTGTATCTGCGCCCCCTGGACCCGCAGCCCCTCCTGAACCCGCCGCAGCCACTGAATCCGTCGCCGCTGAACAGAAGCCCTCCGCCGAACCAGCTCGTGCGGCCAGCCCCGCGCCGTCAGCGCATCCCGTCGAACGGCGCGCACGGTCGGCCGAAAAGGCGCCCGACAACGGGGGATGGGCGGTACCGGGTGTGACGAACCCGGGGACTGCGGACTGGCCCGAGGTGGTCGCGCCCGGCTCGGGCGGCAAGAAAACCGTCTCGGAGAAGCCCAGCCCGGATGTAAACACGACGCCGGCAACTCGGACCGCGCAAGCCGACGTACCGGTGGCGCCCGCGACTGCGCCCGCGCCGACGGCCGAGCCCGCATCCTCGCGCGTCGCTCCAGCTGCATCGCGTCCCGTTACCACCGAGCAGGCCGGCCCGGACCAACCGGCGCAGCCGCCATGGGACAGCGAGCCGGAGGAGTCCCGGGGTAGTCAGCCGGTGTCGACGACTCGATCTGCGTCCCCGCCGCAGCGCCCGCAGTCGGTTGCCGGCGGCGACTTCGACGTCGCCGAGCTGCGGCGACAGTGGCCGACGATCGTCGACGCGCTGAAGAAGCACAGCCGCGCGGTCGCCGCTCTCGTCGAGGCCGCTACGGCGTCGTCGGTCGATGGTGGCACGCTGACGGTGATCACGCCGCCCGGGCTCGTACGACGGCTGTCTGATCCTTCTCAGCATGGTCCGCTGAGCGCCGTACTCGAAGAAGTCCTGGGTGTCACCTGGGACATCAAGGTCGTCGCCCGTGACGATGTGGGGCGGGCGCCTGCAGAGCCGGAGCCGGAGGACGAGTCCGAGTCGGACCCGGACGACCAAGTCATTGACCGGCCGACCGCCGCGTCGGTTGACCCCGAGTCCGCAGCGATGGCGCTTCTGCAAGAGCAGCTAGGTGCCAAGGTCATGGACGAGTAA